A portion of the Desulfopila inferna genome contains these proteins:
- a CDS encoding glycosyltransferase has product MSERQSVLYLSYTGMLEPLGRSQVLSYLSRLSDDYIFTLVSFEKPADLADEKAVRNLKAECVDLGIAWKPQTYHHRPRMLATAWDLLVLFWQTLRHSRRGKVRLVHCRSYIPGLAAWLCGKVTGKPFVFDMRALWPEEMVTAGRLDEKSLTYRGLKWVERRLLRNAASVVSLTEAAVEHLLDEYPELHRDRFEVITTCVDVGRFTPAQVGAAVRPLAERRPFIVGTMGTLLSGWFYLDAYFTFFRVVKQHRPDARASIVTRDDRKQVLAAARSAGVHPDDIDIVSASPGEMPALLSKMDVGVMFFAPKIGSAPTRLGESLAAGVQVVGNVGIGDLARLIERYRVGVVVDNAYDVAQLDAAARALLGRYDEIVASGACRHAAEDYFSADQGAKRYAAIYRRLDPFVVGG; this is encoded by the coding sequence GTGTCTGAACGTCAGAGTGTGTTATATCTTTCCTATACAGGCATGCTCGAACCCCTGGGTCGTTCCCAGGTACTCAGCTACTTGTCCCGATTGTCCGATGATTACATCTTTACATTGGTGAGCTTCGAAAAGCCGGCTGACCTAGCCGACGAAAAGGCCGTTCGGAATCTGAAAGCGGAGTGCGTCGATCTTGGTATCGCCTGGAAGCCACAGACCTACCATCACCGCCCTCGTATGTTGGCTACGGCCTGGGATTTGTTAGTGCTGTTTTGGCAGACACTACGCCACTCCCGGCGCGGTAAGGTTAGGCTGGTTCATTGTCGTAGTTACATTCCGGGCCTTGCCGCGTGGCTCTGCGGCAAGGTGACCGGGAAACCGTTTGTTTTTGACATGCGGGCTCTTTGGCCGGAAGAGATGGTCACTGCCGGCAGGCTGGATGAAAAATCACTGACATACCGGGGACTCAAGTGGGTTGAGCGTCGCTTGCTGCGTAATGCAGCGAGTGTGGTCAGCCTGACGGAAGCGGCGGTTGAACACCTGCTAGATGAGTACCCGGAACTTCACCGGGACCGCTTCGAGGTGATCACCACCTGCGTTGACGTTGGACGTTTTACCCCCGCTCAGGTTGGCGCCGCTGTGCGTCCTTTGGCGGAACGACGCCCGTTCATCGTAGGTACCATGGGGACGTTGCTCAGCGGCTGGTTCTATCTGGATGCATACTTTACATTCTTCCGGGTAGTGAAGCAGCACCGGCCCGATGCCCGGGCGAGCATTGTCACCCGAGACGACCGTAAACAGGTGTTGGCCGCAGCCCGGTCTGCTGGCGTCCACCCCGATGACATCGATATCGTGTCGGCGTCACCGGGCGAGATGCCGGCGCTGCTGTCGAAAATGGACGTTGGTGTGATGTTTTTCGCACCTAAAATAGGGAGCGCGCCGACCCGCTTGGGCGAATCCCTTGCTGCAGGCGTGCAGGTTGTCGGCAATGTCGGGATTGGAGATTTGGCCCGGTTGATCGAGCGTTACAGGGTGGGTGTCGTGGTGGATAATGCTTATGACGTCGCACAGCTGGATGCTGCGGCCAGGGCATTGCTGGGACGATATGACGAAATTGTGGCATCCGGTGCCTGCCGCCATGCCGCAGAAGACTACTTCTCGGCTGACCAGGGCGCGAAAAGATACGCAGCCATCTATCGCCGGCTCGATCCCTTTGTTGTTGGAGGCTGA